A window from Acidithiobacillus sp. encodes these proteins:
- the purB gene encoding adenylosuccinate lyase, with the protein MIERYTRPEMGALWTQDAKYQAWLDVELAACRALAAQGQIPADALADIEAKAAFDSARIAEIELEVKHDVIAFLTSVAEYVGPSSRFIHLGLTSSDVVDTGFALQLKRSGVLLLEGMDRLYRALVELAWKHKDTVMIGRSHGIHAEPITFGLKVAVWCAEAQRNRQRLVSAIAAVSAGMLSGAVGTFANIDPSVEDAVCAELGLAPELASTQVISRDRHAEFFGTLAVIAGSIEKIAVEIRHLQRTEVLEAEEPFTAGQKGSSAMPHKRNPILSENLTGLARLLRGYAGMALEDIALWHERDISHSSVERVIGPDACIVMDFMFHRASALLERLVVYPQRMLDNLHKMHGLIFSQRVLLALTGKGMLREDAYRVVQHNAMQVWEANADFKSLLTADPQIQPYLSAQELAALFDLAYHTRNIDAIFARVFPEGQPR; encoded by the coding sequence ATGATCGAGCGCTATACGCGCCCGGAAATGGGTGCCTTATGGACGCAGGATGCCAAATATCAGGCCTGGCTCGATGTGGAGCTGGCAGCCTGCCGGGCGCTGGCGGCACAGGGGCAGATTCCTGCCGACGCCCTGGCCGACATCGAGGCGAAAGCCGCTTTTGATAGCGCCCGTATTGCGGAAATTGAGCTGGAAGTCAAACACGACGTCATTGCCTTTCTGACGTCTGTGGCCGAGTATGTCGGGCCGTCCAGCCGCTTCATCCATCTCGGCCTGACCTCTTCGGATGTGGTGGATACGGGTTTTGCGCTGCAGTTGAAGCGTTCCGGGGTACTGCTGCTGGAAGGGATGGATCGCCTGTACCGGGCTTTGGTCGAGTTGGCCTGGAAGCACAAGGATACAGTGATGATCGGCCGCTCCCATGGCATTCATGCGGAGCCCATCACCTTTGGCCTGAAAGTGGCGGTCTGGTGTGCCGAGGCGCAGCGCAATCGGCAACGTCTGGTCAGTGCCATCGCCGCCGTGTCGGCGGGCATGTTGTCGGGGGCCGTGGGCACTTTCGCCAACATCGACCCCAGTGTCGAAGATGCGGTCTGTGCGGAGCTGGGGTTGGCCCCGGAACTGGCCAGCACGCAAGTCATTTCCCGGGATCGTCACGCCGAGTTTTTCGGCACCCTGGCGGTGATTGCCGGTTCCATTGAAAAGATTGCCGTGGAAATTCGTCATTTGCAGCGCACCGAGGTGTTGGAGGCGGAGGAGCCATTTACCGCCGGGCAGAAGGGCAGTTCCGCCATGCCCCACAAGCGCAATCCTATCCTCTCCGAGAATCTGACCGGTCTCGCCCGCCTGCTGCGCGGTTATGCGGGTATGGCGCTGGAGGACATCGCCCTCTGGCATGAGCGCGATATTTCTCACTCCAGTGTGGAGCGGGTGATCGGCCCCGATGCCTGCATCGTCATGGACTTCATGTTCCATCGGGCGAGCGCTCTGCTGGAACGGCTCGTGGTTTATCCGCAGCGGATGCTGGATAACCTGCACAAGATGCATGGCCTGATTTTCTCCCAGCGGGTGCTGCTGGCGCTCACCGGGAAGGGCATGCTGCGCGAAGACGCGTATCGGGTGGTGCAGCACAACGCAATGCAGGTCTGGGAGGCGAATGCAGATTTTAAATCGCTGCTGACAGCGGACCCGCAGATCCAGCCTTACCTGAGCGCGCAGGAACTGGCAGCGTTGTTTGATCTCGCCTATCACACCCGCAATATCGACGCCATTTTCGCCCGTGTCTTTCCGGAAGGACAACCCCGATGA
- the purC gene encoding phosphoribosylaminoimidazolesuccinocarboxamide synthase, with amino-acid sequence MSERTVLYEGKAKIVYASESPDELVLYFKDDTSAFDGEKVEQLAHKGEINNAFNAFIMEYLQGEGVPTHFIRRLNARESLVHRLEMIPVECVVRNRAAGSLSKRLGIEEGRILEPPTLEFFLKNDALHDPMINTSHIRTFGWATAEEVEAMRRWTMRVNMLLSALFAKANLILVDFKLEFGRFDGELYLGDEFSPDGCRLWDAQSLEKMDKDRFRRNLGGVVEAYVEVARRLGVPLPAAS; translated from the coding sequence ATGAGTGAACGCACTGTCCTCTACGAGGGCAAGGCCAAGATTGTCTATGCCAGCGAATCACCCGATGAGTTGGTCCTGTATTTCAAGGATGATACTTCGGCTTTTGACGGCGAAAAGGTCGAGCAGCTTGCCCATAAAGGCGAGATAAACAATGCCTTCAATGCCTTCATCATGGAGTATTTGCAGGGTGAGGGGGTGCCGACCCATTTTATCCGCCGCCTCAATGCGCGAGAAAGTCTGGTGCACCGTCTGGAGATGATCCCGGTAGAGTGTGTGGTGCGGAATCGGGCCGCGGGGTCCTTGTCCAAGCGCCTGGGCATCGAGGAGGGTCGGATTCTGGAGCCGCCGACGCTGGAATTCTTTCTGAAGAACGATGCGCTGCACGATCCCATGATCAACACGTCCCATATTCGCACTTTTGGTTGGGCGACGGCAGAAGAAGTAGAGGCCATGCGCCGTTGGACGATGCGGGTCAATATGTTGCTGTCCGCACTATTTGCAAAGGCGAATCTAATTCTGGTGGACTTTAAGCTGGAGTTCGGGCGTTTTGACGGTGAGCTTTATCTCGGTGACGAATTCAGCCCCGACGGCTGTAGACTTTGGGATGCCCAGAGTCTGGAAAAAATGGATAAAGATCGCTTTCGTCGCAATCTGGGCGGTGTGGTAGAAGCCTATGTAGAAGTCGCACGCCGCTTGGGCGTGCCGCTTCCTGCAGCATCATAA
- the purL gene encoding phosphoribosylformylglycinamidine synthase, producing the protein MLLLRGSAALSAFRVQHLLRILIAEGFSVQSAVAQHMHLVDLGAPLTSAEMGVLTALLHYGEPAEGHVEDAQEVCVVPRLGTISPWSSKATDIAGHCGLGAVRRIERGVSYRLRNVGGAAFSAAELQAMSRLLHDPMTESVLPDWSAAEAIFARPEPASLTRIPLHKEGRAALLSANNRMGLALAPAELDYLFDYFSGLGRDPSDAELMMFAQANSEHCRHKVFNAAFRLDGQDQALSLFAMIRETHRLHPQGTLSAYKDNAAVMAGGALSQPFAVDASGAYTVAEERTAILMKVETHNHPTAISPFPGAATGSGGEIRDEGATGRGGKPKAGLTGFSVSHLRIPGYIQSWESNPYGKPARIRSALDIMREGPLGAAAFNNEFGRPAIAGYFRVFECDQDGLHRGYHKPIMLAGGLGQIRPLLVEKKPLPEGAKVLVIGGPAMLIGLGGGAASSVASGAGDEQLDFASVQRGNPEMQRRAQEVIERCIALGENSPILSIHDVGAGGLSNAIPELLHDGGRGGQLQLRAVPNEEQAMSPMQIWSNEAQERYVLAVAAADLPRFTEICARERCLWAVLGEATAEDALILEDSLLHDRPVDMALSALLGCPPRMERDSRHVPPDLRPLDLSGADLRAAAYAVLRHPSVASKEFLITIGDRSVGGLIHRDQMVGPWQVPVADCGVTAADFWNTHGEAMAIGERAPVAVLNPAASARLAIAEALTNLFAADVAALGDIKLSANWMAAADHPGEDAALYDAVHAAALELCPALDLAIPVGKDSLSMRTIWREEGVEKAVVSPLSVIISAFAPVADLRKSWTPQWSAQPDTDLWLVDLGCGRLGASILAQTLGQMGDTAPDLDAPELLRGLFIALQALRMQELVLAYHDRSDGGLWATLCEMSFASRCGADIQLPSEADSWSFLFAEEPGVVIQTPAARRAQITQIFADAVLAGRAQVIGQVKTDHWRLQVQQDGQSVLNEAVADLLRVWAETSNRMQALRDDPLCAQEAFALVASENAPLFSHLSFTPQMPMIQTGAGPRVAILREQGVNGQIEMAAAFHRAGFTAVDVHMSDLAAGRHRLADFQAMAACGGFSYGDVLGAGAGWAKSILFHDRLRDDFAAFFADTSRLALGVCNGCQMLAELRDIIPGAAHWPHFARNRSEQFEARLAMVEVVDSPSLWFAGMAGTYAPIVIAHGEGQARFAGDQSVAAPVTMRFVDAQGQPAVQYPANPNGSPQGVTGLCNEDGRVSILMPHPERVVRSLQMSWRPPEWGEATPWMQVFVNARKALG; encoded by the coding sequence ATGCTGCTGCTTCGCGGCTCTGCGGCGCTGTCCGCCTTTCGTGTGCAACACTTGCTACGCATCCTCATTGCCGAGGGTTTTTCCGTCCAGAGCGCAGTCGCTCAGCATATGCATCTGGTGGATCTCGGCGCACCTTTAACGTCGGCAGAAATGGGGGTGCTGACCGCCTTGCTGCATTACGGGGAACCTGCTGAAGGACATGTAGAGGACGCACAGGAAGTCTGTGTGGTGCCCCGTCTCGGGACCATCTCGCCATGGTCCAGCAAGGCAACGGACATTGCCGGACACTGTGGATTGGGGGCGGTGCGGCGTATTGAACGGGGGGTTTCATATCGCTTGCGCAACGTCGGCGGTGCGGCCTTCAGCGCGGCGGAGTTGCAGGCGATGAGCCGGCTTCTGCACGACCCCATGACCGAGTCGGTGTTGCCGGACTGGTCGGCGGCAGAGGCCATTTTTGCCCGTCCGGAACCCGCATCACTGACCCGCATTCCTCTGCACAAAGAGGGGCGTGCCGCCTTGCTTTCGGCCAATAACCGTATGGGGCTCGCTCTCGCTCCGGCGGAACTGGATTATCTTTTTGATTATTTTTCGGGCTTGGGCCGCGATCCCAGTGATGCCGAACTGATGATGTTTGCGCAGGCCAATTCCGAGCACTGTCGGCACAAGGTGTTCAATGCGGCCTTCCGGCTGGATGGCCAGGATCAAGCCCTCAGCCTCTTCGCCATGATTCGCGAAACCCACCGCCTGCATCCGCAGGGCACCTTGTCCGCTTATAAGGACAACGCCGCGGTCATGGCGGGCGGCGCGCTGAGCCAGCCTTTCGCGGTGGACGCGTCGGGAGCGTATACCGTAGCGGAGGAACGCACCGCCATTCTGATGAAAGTGGAGACCCACAACCATCCGACGGCCATTTCCCCTTTCCCCGGAGCGGCCACGGGGAGTGGCGGCGAGATTCGCGACGAAGGGGCCACCGGGCGGGGCGGCAAGCCCAAGGCGGGTTTGACGGGCTTCTCGGTGTCCCATCTGCGGATTCCCGGCTATATCCAGTCATGGGAGTCGAACCCTTACGGAAAGCCGGCGCGTATCCGCTCGGCGCTGGACATCATGCGCGAAGGCCCCCTGGGTGCTGCGGCCTTCAACAACGAGTTCGGCCGCCCGGCCATTGCCGGTTATTTCCGGGTCTTCGAATGTGATCAGGACGGGCTGCACCGCGGCTACCACAAACCCATCATGTTGGCCGGCGGTCTGGGTCAGATTCGCCCCTTGCTGGTGGAAAAGAAGCCTCTGCCGGAAGGCGCCAAAGTGCTGGTTATCGGCGGTCCGGCCATGCTCATCGGTCTGGGTGGTGGCGCCGCTTCCAGTGTGGCCAGCGGGGCAGGGGATGAGCAACTGGATTTTGCTTCGGTGCAGCGCGGCAATCCGGAAATGCAGCGCCGGGCCCAGGAAGTGATCGAGCGTTGTATTGCGCTGGGAGAGAATTCACCCATTTTGTCCATTCATGATGTCGGGGCGGGCGGACTCTCCAACGCCATTCCCGAGTTGTTGCACGATGGTGGTCGTGGCGGCCAACTGCAACTGCGGGCGGTGCCCAATGAAGAACAGGCCATGTCGCCTATGCAGATCTGGAGCAATGAGGCGCAGGAGCGTTATGTGCTGGCCGTGGCGGCAGCAGACTTGCCACGTTTCACGGAGATCTGCGCCCGCGAGCGCTGCCTCTGGGCGGTCCTGGGAGAAGCCACGGCGGAGGACGCCCTGATTCTGGAGGACTCCCTGCTCCATGACCGGCCGGTGGATATGGCCCTCAGCGCTCTGCTGGGTTGTCCGCCGCGCATGGAGCGGGACAGTCGGCATGTGCCGCCCGATTTGCGTCCGCTGGACCTGTCGGGTGCCGATTTGCGTGCTGCCGCCTATGCCGTTTTGCGCCATCCCTCGGTAGCCAGCAAGGAATTCCTGATCACCATCGGTGACCGCAGTGTCGGGGGTCTGATTCACCGCGACCAGATGGTGGGGCCATGGCAGGTGCCGGTGGCCGATTGCGGGGTCACGGCAGCGGATTTCTGGAATACCCACGGCGAGGCCATGGCCATCGGCGAGCGTGCCCCGGTGGCAGTGTTGAATCCCGCGGCCAGCGCCCGGCTGGCCATTGCCGAAGCCCTCACCAACCTGTTTGCTGCCGATGTGGCTGCGCTGGGGGATATCAAGCTCTCGGCCAACTGGATGGCGGCGGCAGACCATCCGGGAGAAGATGCGGCGCTCTATGACGCGGTACATGCTGCGGCACTGGAACTGTGTCCGGCGCTGGACCTTGCCATCCCGGTGGGCAAAGACTCCCTGTCCATGCGCACTATCTGGCGAGAGGAGGGTGTGGAAAAGGCCGTCGTGTCGCCCCTGTCGGTGATTATCTCGGCCTTCGCGCCCGTGGCAGATTTGCGGAAGAGCTGGACCCCCCAGTGGTCTGCCCAACCAGATACCGATCTCTGGTTGGTGGACTTGGGGTGTGGTCGGCTCGGCGCTTCCATCCTGGCCCAGACTTTGGGGCAGATGGGCGATACGGCGCCTGATCTGGATGCCCCGGAGTTGCTGCGCGGCCTGTTCATTGCATTGCAGGCTTTGCGCATGCAGGAACTGGTGCTGGCCTACCATGACCGTTCCGACGGTGGCCTCTGGGCGACGCTCTGCGAAATGTCTTTCGCCAGCCGTTGTGGGGCGGACATTCAACTGCCTTCGGAGGCGGATAGCTGGTCCTTCCTTTTTGCCGAGGAACCGGGCGTGGTCATCCAGACCCCGGCCGCCCGGCGCGCGCAAATCACGCAGATTTTTGCCGATGCCGTCCTCGCTGGACGGGCTCAGGTCATTGGTCAGGTAAAGACCGACCACTGGCGTTTACAAGTACAGCAGGACGGCCAATCCGTCCTGAATGAAGCGGTCGCTGATCTACTGCGTGTCTGGGCGGAGACCAGTAACCGGATGCAGGCCCTGCGCGATGATCCGCTTTGCGCCCAAGAGGCTTTTGCTCTGGTGGCCAGCGAGAATGCGCCGCTGTTCTCCCATCTCTCCTTTACCCCGCAGATGCCGATGATTCAGACCGGGGCCGGGCCCCGCGTGGCGATCCTCCGGGAGCAGGGCGTCAATGGTCAGATCGAGATGGCGGCGGCTTTCCATCGTGCCGGTTTTACCGCCGTGGACGTGCATATGAGCGACCTTGCGGCCGGTCGTCATCGCTTAGCGGATTTCCAGGCAATGGCCGCTTGCGGCGGCTTTTCCTACGGAGATGTGCTGGGTGCCGGTGCGGGCTGGGCCAAATCGATCCTTTTCCATGACCGTCTGCGGGACGATTTCGCCGCCTTTTTTGCCGATACCTCGCGCCTCGCCCTGGGCGTTTGCAATGGCTGTCAGATGCTCGCGGAACTGCGTGACATTATCCCCGGCGCGGCGCATTGGCCGCATTTTGCGCGCAATCGCTCGGAACAGTTCGAGGCCCGACTGGCCATGGTCGAGGTCGTGGATTCGCCGTCGCTGTGGTTCGCGGGTATGGCGGGCACTTACGCGCCCATCGTTATCGCCCACGGCGAAGGGCAGGCGCGCTTCGCCGGAGATCAGTCGGTCGCAGCGCCCGTTACCATGCGTTTTGTGGATGCCCAGGGACAACCCGCAGTGCAGTATCCAGCCAATCCCAACGGCTCCCCGCAAGGTGTTACCGGCCTCTGCAACGAGGACGGCCGGGTCTCCATCCTCATGCCTCATCCCGAACGGGTGGTGCGCAGCCTGCAGATGAGCTGGCGGCCGCCGGAGTGGGGTGAGGCTACGCCATGGATGCAGGTTTTTGTGAACGCGCGGAAGGCATTGGGGTAA